The Candidatus Sericytochromatia bacterium region AGGACGGCCTCGACGCGGCGGCGGCGCTGGAGGCCCAGGGGGAGGCGGACGAGCGCCTCGTCGCCACCTACCGGGCGGCCCTCGGTTGCTACGAGGGCCCCTTCCTGCAGGCCTTCACCAGCCACGAGGCGTGGTGCGATCGCGAGCGCGAGCGGCTCGCGCACCGCTTCGCCGAGGGGGCGCTGCGGCTCGCCCGCTTGCTCGCGGCCCAGGGCGACGATGCCGGCTGCCTCGACTGGTGTTCGCGCCTGCTCGCCCAGGAGCCCCTCACGGAGGAGGCTCACCGGCTGTTGATGCTCGCGCACTATCGTCAGGGAGATCGGGCGGCCGCGCTGCGAACCTACGACCGTTGCGTGGTGCTGCTTTCGGACGAACTCGACATCGACCCGATGCCGGAGACGCAGCGGTTGGCGAAGCGGATCGAGGCGGGGGAGGCGGGTCCTTGAGGCGGCTGGCTCATCGGACCGTCGCGATGAGAGCCCGTCACAACGGGCGGGGCTCCTCCTCAAGGAGAGTGGCCACACGCGCTATCAGGATTTCGACCCCAGCCACCAAAGGGCGCACCTCAGCTTCGCTCTGCTGCACGAAATCCTCGTAGTCGCTCTCCTGTCTCAGCTCGAACAGGTCGTTGTAGAGGGTGCCCAGTTCCCGCGAGAACAGGCCCGGCTGCACGAGGTGGCGGTTGACCAAGGCTCGCACGCCCGTGTGCTTGGGGGAGCTGTGCCCTTGTTGCACCAGCCAGGCCGTGACGGCATAGAAGCAAGCGTAGTAGAGCCTGTTCGCCACGCCGTGCCAGTGACCGCCATCCGAGAGATCTTTGGCCTCGGTGAGCGTTTCACGGGCGCGCGCCAGCCTGTAAGCGGCAAGCTCGGAGATCGGCGCACTCACAGCGTCACCCCATCCCGGGCGACCGCCTGGTAAAAAGGCGACACGCGCAGCCGCGGCGCATTCCACGCCTCGCGGTTCTTGATGGCGGAAGTGATGACCTCGCCCGTCTCCCACTCGAGGTCGTACAGCGCCCGCCGGATGGCCCGTTTGCGAGAGAGGTCCACCACGCCATCCACCAGCACGAGCAGGTCCCAGTCCGAATCCGCCTGCGCGGAGCCGCGTGCGCGAGACCCGTACAGGATGACGGTGGCGTCAGGCTCAAGGGCCTGGATCGCAGCCTTGATGCGAGGGGTGAGGGCAAGAGGCACGGCAAGGGGGGGGGGCAAACGGGGGGAGCCATTCCCTTTATGCCCAGGCTACGCGGCAACGGATCCGGTGCCGGTCGGAACTGAGCTGTGGGGGCTGGATGGAGGCCCTCTCCATCGAGACGCTGGAGGATCTGGCTGAAGCGACGCTGGCGGGGGCGGCCGGGTTGCTCCCCGGCGCGGTGTCGGCGAAGGGCACGGCGCAGCTGGTGAGAGCGAGCGACAGGGCGGTGGCGGGGAGCAGGGGGCGGTGGTGCATGGGATCCTCGCTTTGCATCGGGCCCGGCGCCTGCCAGCGCAGCGAGCAAACGGCATCTTAGCGGGGGGGGATCCTGGCAAGCCTGCCGAGGGGGGCGCCGGAGAATGGCCGGCGTTGGGGACCTTCGGGGGCGATCCCCCCCGTGCTATGATCCAGGCTGGAGGCGCGATGCAACGCAAAAAGCTCCCGATCGGGATCCAGACCTTCCGCGAGATCCGAGAGAACGGGCACTACTACGTCGACAAGACGCCCTTCGTGCTGCGCCTCATCGAGCAGGGCAAGCTCTACTTCCTGTCGCGGCCCCGGCGCTTCGGCAAGAGCCTGCTGCTCGACACCATGAAGGAGCTGTTCGAGGGGAACCGGGCGCTGTTCGCGGGGCTCCATGCCGAGCAGCACTGGGACTGGGCATTGAAGCACCCCGTCGTGGGGCTGAGCTTCAGCGACCGGGTGCTCCAGACCCGCGAGGACCTGGCGGCCAGCCTGCACGTCCAGCTGACCTGCCTGGAGGAACAGCACGGCGTGACACCCCGGTTTTCTGACCCTGCCGGCCGCCTGCGAGACCTCATCCAGACGCTTCACACCCGCTCGGGGCAGCGCGTGGTCGTGCTGGTTGACGAGTACGACAAGCCCATCCTCGACAACCTCACTGAGCCCCGCTCCCGGCCATCCCTGGCCTCCGCGGGATCAGCCCCTCCGTGGGCAAGTCCAGACCGGGCCCGGCTGATGCGCGACGGCCTGCGGGA contains the following coding sequences:
- a CDS encoding bacterial transcriptional activator domain-containing protein, coding for DGLDAAAALEAQGEADERLVATYRAALGCYEGPFLQAFTSHEAWCDRERERLAHRFAEGALRLARLLAAQGDDAGCLDWCSRLLAQEPLTEEAHRLLMLAHYRQGDRAAALRTYDRCVVLLSDELDIDPMPETQRLAKRIEAGEAGP
- a CDS encoding HEPN domain-containing protein produces the protein MSAPISELAAYRLARARETLTEAKDLSDGGHWHGVANRLYYACFYAVTAWLVQQGHSSPKHTGVRALVNRHLVQPGLFSRELGTLYNDLFELRQESDYEDFVQQSEAEVRPLVAGVEILIARVATLLEEEPRPL
- a CDS encoding nucleotidyltransferase domain-containing protein — translated: MPPPLAVPLALTPRIKAAIQALEPDATVILYGSRARGSAQADSDWDLLVLVDGVVDLSRKRAIRRALYDLEWETGEVITSAIKNREAWNAPRLRVSPFYQAVARDGVTL